In Maridesulfovibrio sp., the genomic stretch CAATGGATGAGTTCACATCCGGAGATCTGACTATCCAGCTTCCGCAGGTTTCGACCCGCAGTTTCAGCCAGCGAGTCAAAATGAAATGCGGTCAGACACTTGTTCTCGCCGGGTTCGAGCAGGAAAGCGATCAGCAGTCCAAAGGTATCGGTATCAGCGCAGGCGGACATAGCCAAAATTATGGCAAAAAGCCTGATCATTATCACCATTGAGATGGAAAGTGCCGGGGTCTAACATGCGCACTATCAAAATACATAAGAAAGTATACGCCATAGGGTTCTGGTGGCAGCTCCTTGAAGGGAAAGGCAAAAAACAGCTTTTTGAAAAGGCCAGGACTGTTGCCGAAGACTTTAACGACAGCAAGTACAACTGCCTTGTTCCCCGCAAACAACAATACGGCCTTGGCTCCTGCGAAGAAGGGAAAATTAAACGACTCCCCTCTCTGGCCTGTGCTCTGGTGGAAAGATCAACTGCAACATGGATCGGGATGTTCTGCCTTGCTGAAGATATTTGGTGGGTCTGTGCGGTCAGCAAAAAAAACCATTGTTGCAGAAGGTGACCAGTACTTCAGCTCCCGGATTGAAGCAGAAGCCCACTTTAAAAGCCTGAAGTCAATGTCCAGCTGGGAGAATGAAATCATCTGCGAAACAGTGGATGATTCCATGTCCCATTTTGAAGGGCTGCTCAAAGCTTCAGAACGGGTCCATCCTCTCTACCCTGAACACTCCAACCTTAAATATCTGGTTGCAGCAGCTATCGCTGTTACCGCCTGTGTGGGTTGGTACTTATGGAGTTCCCACCAACAAGAACTGTTGGAAGCGGAACAGCGCAGGATCGCCTACGAAGCCCGCCAGAAACAACTCCGTCAGCAGGAAACCGCCAAGAACGATCCGGAACAGATCTTTGCAATGGGCTGGAAGGAAAAACCATTACCTTCAGACTTTGCCCATGAGTTCCAGCGTGCGGTCGATAATTCCGAGCCGTACACCCTTGGCTGGAAGCTTAATTCCATTATCCGTGATGAGAACGGGATCTACATGTCCTGGCTGCATCAGGAAGGAGCGGGTTTCACCAACCGCCCGACCGTTGAAAGTATCAACTCCACTCTGGGCGCAAAGCCAGAACTGGCAGACCTGACCATCAACTACCCCGAGGCCGGCAAACGGCCGCAACAAAGTCTTACCCCTAAAGACGTTGCAACAGCCCAGCTTTACGAACTGACCCGCAACCTTGGAGCCAGACTAAACCTCACATGGCAGTCTCCTGAGACCCAAAAGCTGAATAACAAGATTCTCAAAAAAGCCGTTACCGTCACCGCTCCTTGGGTCAAAGGTGAGTGGAAACTTTCCGCTCTCCCGGTAGGGGTAATGATTGAAGACACTCTCTTCAAAGCAATGGACTCCATTCCCTGCCTGGTCGTTTCAAAGATCGACTTCACCAACAACCAATGCTCATTGGAGGGCCAGATTTATGCGAGTTACTAGCCTGCTTTTTCTGCTCTTGCTTATTGCCATACCTGCTTTTGCCAATGATCTGGCCGGCCATGAAATACCCGACCAAGATCTCGGTGAGGACCTGCTTATTGAAATGGCAGCTCAGACCAACTCAACGCAAAAGTTCAGTGTTGCCGGATCAACAAACGCAACCAATGGAACCGCTGATTCCAATGCGACAAACAGTGGGGCGATTGCTGCATTCATGGCCAACTCAAACAGCACAGAAAAGAGCCAAGAACAGGAACCTACGGAATCAACAGCAAACGCGACTGCTGGAACCGAAAAGACGGTTGCACAGCAGCCCGCAAACATTACGAGACCGGCAGTGACCATCAGTGATGTGAACTACATACGCAACCTGATTGAATACAAAAAACTGGAAGTGGCTCTTGCCAAGCAGAACAAGGAACTGATTGAGCTGACCACTCCTGTTTTACCTGCCGTCATGCCCAAAACCAAGGCCAGCTCAAAAAGAAGATGCAACCCGGCATGGCCCAAAGTTGTCTCCATTCAGGGTGTTGACGGAAGGCTTTCCGCTACCCTTTCAAGCTCCGCAGGTCTTGAGACCGTGCACGTAGGCGACAAAGCCGGTCCCGGTAAAATCGTATCCATAACCCCCAGGAAAGTTCTGGCCCGCGCAAACGGCAGGAACATTGCCTTGAAGTTCAAGGAGTAACTAATGACAAACACTGAAATTCCGGCAAGCCTTCAGGAGAGAGTTCTTTTTCTGGACGGCAAAATCTACATCTCCGCTGAAGTGGAAGATGACGCTATCCTTATGTCCTTTCTAAGCTATGCAGCGCGTAAAGGATTTAAAGAGAATAAACGACTCAAACCTGAAGAATTTCAAAAGCTGCGTAAAAAACACTTCGTAAGAGTCGAAACAAACAGCGACATCCAAGATCTCGCTATTGAGATCATTGCAGACGCATATAATGAAGGAGCGTCTGATATCCATATCGGTGACTACGGTCCCTTTGCTTCCATCCAGTTCCGCAAACTTGGTATGCTGCAAAATCATCGCGAACTCATGGGTGAAACCGGACGCAAGGTCATCACGGCCATGTACCAGACCATGTCCAATAGCGCTGACACAACCTTCATTGCCAAGGAAAGACAGGACGGCAGGATCGTCAGCAGCGATTATCTCCCGGCTGAAGTACATTCCATCCGTCTGCATACTGAACCGCTTGAATGTTCCATGGCCGAGAATGGAATTGGAACATTCATGGCGCTGCGTCTGCTTTACGACCGCACCACAGCAACGGGTAGCCTTGAACAAAGACTTGGGACTCTCGGCTATTCGGATCGGCACATCCGCCGTTTCCAATTCCTTACCCAGCGTTCAGGGCTAAGTCTGCTTTCCGGTCCCACCGGGCATGGTAAATCAACCGCCCTTAAACACATAATGGAAAGCATGGCCGAGGATCACCCGGAAAAGAACTTCCTCGCCATTGAAGATCCGCCGGAATACCCATTGGAACGTGTGAAGCAGGTCAGGGTCAGCACCAATGATCAAGATGACAATCGCGGGGCGGCCTACCGAAACGCCATTGCCGGAGCTATGCGCTCTGACCCTGATGTAATCATGATTGGAGAAATCCGTTACCCGGAAGCAGCATCTGCCGCCCTTGATGCCGCTCAGACCGGGCATGGTGTCTGGACAACAGTCCATGCCAACTCCGCCTTCGGGATTATCCAGCGAATGGTTTCCCTGCTGCGTGCGGCCCAATATCCTGATCCGCTTGAATATCTATGCGACCATACTGTTTTGTCCGGCCTGCACCATCAGCGGCTTGTTCCGGTTCTCTGCCCCAATTGCAAACAACCGATCATGGAAATCACAAAGCTTGATCCGGACAATGACCTGCGCCGCAAACACCTTCCACAAGCAGTGCTGAACCGTTTGATGCGTGCCGTAAATAAAATGGGCGACAAGAACGTCCATATCCGCGGTGAAGGATGTGCAGAGTGTTCCGGCATGGGCATTATCGGCCAGACCGTGGCCTCTGAGATCGTCACCACTGACCATGTGATCCTGCGCAACATCCGCGCTGGAAACATGGAGGCTGCCTACAAACACTGGCGTCATGAGCAGAACGGCCAGACCTTTGTCAGCCACGCCATTGACCTCATCGAGCAGGGAATCATTGATCCCTATCTCACTGAACTGCGCCTTGGTGTTCCCTTGAACTATGCCAAGGCCTTTGATGATTTCCACCTGTCCGCCAAGGATCTGGACGAACTGGCCGGCTCAAAGAAAGTGGAGGCTCCCAATGGTGCATCCTGATCTGACCTACCTTACGGCCAAACTTTTCTTCGGTGAATCTGTACGCATCCGCTTTTACAGAAAACTGGCTGCCCTAACACGGCATGGCGTAAGCGTGGTTGATAGCGTTTCAGAGCTGAGAGAAAGATACGCCAAACAACGAAGCCCCCTTGCACGAGTGCTATCCGAAGTTTCCGCCCGTCTGGAATCCGGAAACAAGATTTATGAAGCCATGCACGGATTCATTCCCGCAGAGGAAGTCATGCTCATCAACAGCGGAGTGAACTCAGGAAAACTGTATCAAGCACTTGAACTCGCTGTTCACTTGATTCAGGCCCGGATGAAAATCATCAGCTCCATGCGCAAGGCCTTGGCATATCCGGCTCTTTTGATCTGCGCCCTCATTACCCTGCTGCTGGTTCTCTCCAGATATGCCATGCCCAAATTCGCCCAGCTTTCAAATCCTGAACAATGGGCAGGAGGAGCAAAAATTCTCTACAGGGTATCGAACTTTATTGATTCTACTGCAGGAACCTCACTTCTTATCGGAATCATACTGGCTTTCCTGCTTTGTCTTGCGACGATCAAAGTCTGGACCGGAAAGATCCGCGTACACTTTGACTCTGCCCCCCCCTGGTCTTTCTACCGACTGATCATCGGCAGCCTCTGGCTCTTCACCCTTTCAACTCTCATGAAATCAGGGATTCAGCTTTCACAGGCTATCAATGAAATGCTGTCTACTCCGGGAACCAGCCCATGGCTCAAGGAACGACTTATGGCTGTAAAGGCCCAGCTAAATCTCGGTAAAGGGCTGGGGCAGGCGCTTGACGATTCAGGTTACCAGTTCCCTACCGCAGAAATCATTGAGGACCTGCGCATTTATTCACGGCTCCCAAACTTTGACAGCCAGCTGCACCTCATTGCTGAAGAAATGCTGGAAGAAGGAATCGAGAAAATCAAAGCGCAAGCCAAATTCATAAACATTTTCTGCATCATCAGCATTGTCGCGGTGGTGTCCAATATCGTTCTGGCAATTTCCTCAATTCAACAACAGCTCGGCCAACCCATGGCCTACTAGGAGAACACTAATGACTTTACTCGAAACAGTTGGCGCACTGCTTATTGCCGCAATCGTACTCGGCGGTTCCGCCTTCATGCTTAAAAAAGGAATTGAAAGCGACAAAGTCACAAGCGCACAGCAGAACCTTTCCACCTTCAGGCTCGACATAAAGAACCTTTACAAGGGCGAACCTGATTTCGCAGGTCTGACCACAAGTATAGCCGTAACCAACAAAGTAGTCCCCGACGGCATGCTCAAAAGCAGCGGTGATGTTCGTAACGTATGGAACGGTGATGTTGCCGTTGCCGCCGGCACAGACCCGACCACCTTCACCATCACCCACAATAATGTTCCTGAATACGCCTGCGTAAAAATGGCCACATTTCAGGCTGAATCATGGGAAGCAATCACCGTAAACGGCGTTGAAATTACTCAGGGAAGCGGAATGGTTGCCGCAATTTCCGAACAACTCGCAGAAAGCAACACCATCGTCTTCACTTCCAACTAGCAGAGGCTGTAAATGGGACTCAAAAGTGCATCATTCACTGATTTAATTCTTCATGAAAGCGGGGAGGCTTTCATGAAAGGTTGCGATTCCTGCGGCCAGAAACTTGTTCCCTGCGCGGAGGACATCAAAAAAGAAATTGAAATTCTGCATAAGGAAGTCCTCAGAGTTCATGAAGAAAGTGGACGACACACTTTCCGGGTCATTCATGAAGAAATCGGCTACCGAGTCGCCCTTTACGAAGGAGTAGACTGGGGAAGTGGTAAAGTTTTCTTCCTGCGCCGCATTCAAGAGCAGGTCGAGAACTTCAACAAAATCGGCATGCCGGAACCGCTTGCAAAATGGCTTCTCTCTGAAAAGCAGAGCAAGGGACTGGTGCTTTTCACCGGTGCGCAGGCCTCCGGCAAAACCTTCAGTGCTTCTTCTCTGGTGGCGACCCGCCTTTCAACCCTTGGCGGCCACGGGGTCAGTTTTGAAAACCCTGCTGAAATGCCCCTTGACGGTAAACATGGTGATTTCGGTTTCTGCTTTCAAGCTGAGATTGAGCGCGAGGAAGATTTGGCGGAAGGGATTGAACGGTCGCACCGTTTCGCCTCCCCAAATATCATCTATATAGGGGAAATCCGCAGCAAATACGCTGCAAGCGAAGCCCTGCGAGTCTGCCTTGGTTCAGACAAACAGATTGTCATCGCCACCATGCACGGCTTCGACCTTGTGACCGCCCTTGAACGGCTGGTGACCATGGCCCGTGAAATCGACGGAGAGATCGCCAGCCAGAACCTTGCCCAGGGCCTGCTTGCTGTAGTGCATCAGCAACTTGAACAAGACGAAGACGGCAAAAAAGTTCTGAAAGTGCCTCAATTTCTTCTGGCCCCTTTCACGGAGAAATATCTCGGCCTACGCGCCAAGATCAAAAACAATGAAATGTCCGGTCTTCAGGAAGAAATGCGAGAGCAGGAAAATTCTATCCAATTCATGGGGATTGATTCCATATGAAGACTCTCGCCGCCCTCTTCTCACTGCTTGGCGTGTTGGCATTAATGACACCGCAAATGCTGCTTCATCCTCGATCTGATGAAGCAGTTGCGAGGGCGATTGCCCTTAATTTCTGCCTCTACCGCAATGCCGTAAACCACTACGTCATTAAGCACCCCACGACTGCAAATGGAATTCTCGTTCCTAAGTCACTCCTTGACCTGCCGTCCGGTTGGAAGTCCCTGCGTGCATGGACCAACCGACCGGATGGCGGGACTTTATACGTCTGGGGACCGGTCAATGAAAATGAAGCAGGTACAATCATGGATATGTTCAATGATTCATACGCCGTAGGAATTAAACGAAATGGCTCACTAGTCACTGACCATGGAATAGGCATAGCCCTGCCTGATTACATTCCTAGCGGCAGCATCGTCAGCGTAATTACTCCGTAGGAGCTAAGATGAGAATCAACGTTAAAAATAAACAGACCGGTATGGGCATGGTGGATGCGCTGGGCGCACTGCTGATTATCGCAATGATGATGCCCATGCTTGGAAACATGATGGACCGTGGTTTTCAGTATGTGGATGAAAAAAACGTAAGCAGTCATCTTGCAGCAGTGCTTGATGCTGCTTCCGGTTATGCAAAAGAGCATTACCCGGAACTGATCAATTCATCCACAGCCAGCAGTGCAACCACAGTGACCATGGACCAGCTCCGTGCGGGTAATTACCTGCCGGCAGGTTTTCAGAACCGTAACGCCTGGGGCCAACGATATGGAATCTACGTGCTGGAACCAAACGCAGAAGATTTGCAGGTTATTGTTCTAACTTATGACGGACGAACATCCACAGCCAAAAACAAGCGTTTCGGCACAGCTTCCGCGCCCTCTGCCGCTGCCATGGTAGGCGGTTCCGGTGGCTACATTCCTACCGGTGATCTTCCCGGGCAAAGTCCCACTGAGCTGCGCGGATCTCAAGGCGGCTGGGTTGTAAACCTTGCCGGAACAAATATCCCCGTTCCAAGCCCCGGCCATATCGGTGGGCGCTCCTTCCTGCGTGAAGGAGAGTTAAGCCAGGATTTCCTCTACCGGGTAGAGGTTCCCGGACACCCGGAACTGAATGAAATGTCCACTGAACTGGATATGACCGACCACGCCATAGAAAACGTGAAGGAAATCCATTTTGAAAAACACACCATCAATGACATCGACGCAAGCGGCTTTTGCGGTGATCCCGACAAAGAAGGACGTGTCTTCATGGACCCGAACATCGGCCTCTATGTCTGCCGCAATGGAGAGCCTCAGGTAATTGCCGACAGCGGAAATTCACAGCTTTTTAAAAACGCGACCTACGCTGTTGATGGCCAGCTCATTCCTAAACCGACCTGCCCTCCAGGTGTAAATTCTACGCCTCAAATCTTTGTGGCGCCGGCTGTTATGTCTGAAGGGCCTATTTCCAAATCTTTTGTCGCTGTCCAATCATGGGCCACAGACGAAGGAGCGAATTGGCGTGTTCACCTTAGAATCAAAAACGTTAATGACGACTGGGTATTTCCGCCCGACGGATACGGTCAAGTCATGGTCCTCACAACCTGCAATTAACGGAGATTATTATGATCAATAGATACTTAAGACAGCTCTTTATTTTGGGACTTTTAATTTTCATCTTCAACATCTGCCCGCTTTCCAATGCAAAAGCAGGAGACGCCACCAGCTTTAATCCAACAGCAGTAGCTGTAAAAGCTCAAAACAACGGCATCCCCATAGGCGGAGTTATTCCATGGCCGGCAGGAGATGTTCCTGAGCATTACCTTGAATGCAACGGACAATCCACCGCCGGATATCCTGAGCTTGCGGCTGCTGTTGGTGGGAATGTTCCAGACCTTAGAGGAGAATTTGTTCGAGGCTGGGATCATGGCAAAGGAACTGATTCAGGCAGATCAATCATGTCCAGCCAGAATGCAGCAATGCAATCACATTCGCATGGCGTAAATATTCCAGTTTCTGTGACAGTACCTGTTAGCCTGAACGTTTCTACAAGAGTCTCAATGACCGTTTCCACGAGTGGCGGAGGGGGTGGTACGTTATGGGTCAATGATGGTGGAGGCAATGGTGGTGGGCACAATGGGATTCAAGGGCTTGTTGAGGTGAATGGAAGAGCACACACGCCCGTTTCGGTTGGTGGCGGGAGTAGTGGTGGCGGGTCTGGAACAGGAACTGGTTATGGCTCTGCGTCCGGTTCTGGAACAGGTACTGCCGTTGTGTCCGGATCAACCGGAAGTGCCGGAAGCGGATCGGAAACAAGACCCCGTAACGTATCAATGATGTACATCATCAGGGCTGAATAGGAACCGATCATGTCAGATTCTCCTAATAGCCTTACATATCTGCCTAGAAGCGGTAGAAACAACAGAATAATTATTATCATCTTGGTCATATCCATGATGCTTGTCGCTGTCATGGGCTACTCTATGTACAACTCCAGCCAAAAGACCAAAGCGGCAAAGGAAAAGAAACCTGCTGTAACCGAATCGGACATTAAACAAACTCTGAGTGAACCAGAGGCATTCGGTCTTTCCCTTCCACCAAAAGAAGAAGAGAAGGAAGAACCGAAAATACCGGCTCAAGAAAGACCTCTGGTCACTGTTGTGCGGCCAACTGAACCAACTGAAGCGGAAAAACAGCGCATGAAAGAGTTTGCGGAACTGCGCACTTTCAAACTGGAAAGAATGAAAGCAGCGCTGGCCGCTCCGCTTAAGGTACAAACTGCACTACCCGAAAAAAAACAACAGATCGTCCAGGCATCTATGGATGATGTGCGCTCACGCCATCCATTGGTAGTGCCGAACATGTCCACAGATGTTGCCAATCAACCAAGCGACCAGCAGGACAAGGAAGAATTTCTCAATTCCCGCGCGGCCAAGGACGGTTCATGGCAACTACCTTATGAGAGGGTTCCCGGTAAAAGATTCGAGCTGAAAACCGGAGCAGTCATCAATGGAATCATGATCTCCGGCATCAACTCTGATCTTCCCGGGCAGATAATCGGGCAGGTCAGCCAGAATATCTATGACACTGCCAGCGGACAATTCCTGCTTATCCCACAAGGTTCACGCATGATCGGGGTTTATGATTCAAGAGTTGCGGCCGGCCAGACACGCGTACTGGTTGCCTGGAACAGAATCATCTTTCCAGATGGCTCTTCCATTACGCTCGGAATTATGCCCGGAACGGATGTAGGCGGATATGCCGGATATTCAGGCGAAGTGGACAACCACTATCTGCGTATCTTCGGGTCTTCGGCAATCATGAGTGTGATCAGTGGCGGCATGGCATACGCTATGGACAAATTCAACAAGAGTTCGTCGTCAAATGACAACCCCAGTCTGCAAGATGAACTAGGCTCCGCACTTTCAAGCCAGCTCGGTCAGTCTACCCTATCGCTGTTGCAGAACAACATGAGCATAAAACCTGCCATCAGTACCGCACCGGGTAAGCGATTCAACATGGTAGTGACCAAAGATATTGTCTTTGCGCGCCCCTACAAGCCTTACAGGAGCTAGATATGAACAATAATGTTTATGGACTCGGTAAAAAGAAAGGGCGCGGATGGTCCGGCCTGTTCTATCTGGTTTTCCTACTGATGCTGGCCTGCACTGCTATGAGCTATGCCACACAAAATGCGGCGGAACTCTACGGCCATCATCAGGCATTGGGCAAAACAGCATACGCACAATTCTACTGGCCATGGATGATCTTTCACTGGGTGAAAATAGTCCAGCCCAGCAAGGAACTGGATCATCTTATATCGGTTTCAGTACTGATCTTTGCGGCTCCGCAGATAGTCGCATTGGCCTTG encodes the following:
- the pilO2 gene encoding type 4b pilus protein PilO2, whose protein sequence is MRSAKKTIVAEGDQYFSSRIEAEAHFKSLKSMSSWENEIICETVDDSMSHFEGLLKASERVHPLYPEHSNLKYLVAAAIAVTACVGWYLWSSHQQELLEAEQRRIAYEARQKQLRQQETAKNDPEQIFAMGWKEKPLPSDFAHEFQRAVDNSEPYTLGWKLNSIIRDENGIYMSWLHQEGAGFTNRPTVESINSTLGAKPELADLTINYPEAGKRPQQSLTPKDVATAQLYELTRNLGARLNLTWQSPETQKLNNKILKKAVTVTAPWVKGEWKLSALPVGVMIEDTLFKAMDSIPCLVVSKIDFTNNQCSLEGQIYASY
- a CDS encoding ATPase, T2SS/T4P/T4SS family: MTNTEIPASLQERVLFLDGKIYISAEVEDDAILMSFLSYAARKGFKENKRLKPEEFQKLRKKHFVRVETNSDIQDLAIEIIADAYNEGASDIHIGDYGPFASIQFRKLGMLQNHRELMGETGRKVITAMYQTMSNSADTTFIAKERQDGRIVSSDYLPAEVHSIRLHTEPLECSMAENGIGTFMALRLLYDRTTATGSLEQRLGTLGYSDRHIRRFQFLTQRSGLSLLSGPTGHGKSTALKHIMESMAEDHPEKNFLAIEDPPEYPLERVKQVRVSTNDQDDNRGAAYRNAIAGAMRSDPDVIMIGEIRYPEAASAALDAAQTGHGVWTTVHANSAFGIIQRMVSLLRAAQYPDPLEYLCDHTVLSGLHHQRLVPVLCPNCKQPIMEITKLDPDNDLRRKHLPQAVLNRLMRAVNKMGDKNVHIRGEGCAECSGMGIIGQTVASEIVTTDHVILRNIRAGNMEAAYKHWRHEQNGQTFVSHAIDLIEQGIIDPYLTELRLGVPLNYAKAFDDFHLSAKDLDELAGSKKVEAPNGAS
- a CDS encoding type II secretion system F family protein, whose amino-acid sequence is MVHPDLTYLTAKLFFGESVRIRFYRKLAALTRHGVSVVDSVSELRERYAKQRSPLARVLSEVSARLESGNKIYEAMHGFIPAEEVMLINSGVNSGKLYQALELAVHLIQARMKIISSMRKALAYPALLICALITLLLVLSRYAMPKFAQLSNPEQWAGGAKILYRVSNFIDSTAGTSLLIGIILAFLLCLATIKVWTGKIRVHFDSAPPWSFYRLIIGSLWLFTLSTLMKSGIQLSQAINEMLSTPGTSPWLKERLMAVKAQLNLGKGLGQALDDSGYQFPTAEIIEDLRIYSRLPNFDSQLHLIAEEMLEEGIEKIKAQAKFINIFCIISIVAVVSNIVLAISSIQQQLGQPMAY
- a CDS encoding type 4 pilus major pilin, producing the protein MTLLETVGALLIAAIVLGGSAFMLKKGIESDKVTSAQQNLSTFRLDIKNLYKGEPDFAGLTTSIAVTNKVVPDGMLKSSGDVRNVWNGDVAVAAGTDPTTFTITHNNVPEYACVKMATFQAESWEAITVNGVEITQGSGMVAAISEQLAESNTIVFTSN
- a CDS encoding ATPase, T2SS/T4P/T4SS family, which gives rise to MGLKSASFTDLILHESGEAFMKGCDSCGQKLVPCAEDIKKEIEILHKEVLRVHEESGRHTFRVIHEEIGYRVALYEGVDWGSGKVFFLRRIQEQVENFNKIGMPEPLAKWLLSEKQSKGLVLFTGAQASGKTFSASSLVATRLSTLGGHGVSFENPAEMPLDGKHGDFGFCFQAEIEREEDLAEGIERSHRFASPNIIYIGEIRSKYAASEALRVCLGSDKQIVIATMHGFDLVTALERLVTMAREIDGEIASQNLAQGLLAVVHQQLEQDEDGKKVLKVPQFLLAPFTEKYLGLRAKIKNNEMSGLQEEMREQENSIQFMGIDSI
- the pilM gene encoding type IV pilus biogenesis protein PilM; protein product: MKTLAALFSLLGVLALMTPQMLLHPRSDEAVARAIALNFCLYRNAVNHYVIKHPTTANGILVPKSLLDLPSGWKSLRAWTNRPDGGTLYVWGPVNENEAGTIMDMFNDSYAVGIKRNGSLVTDHGIGIALPDYIPSGSIVSVITP
- the pilV gene encoding shufflon system plasmid conjugative transfer pilus tip adhesin PilV, with the translated sequence MRINVKNKQTGMGMVDALGALLIIAMMMPMLGNMMDRGFQYVDEKNVSSHLAAVLDAASGYAKEHYPELINSSTASSATTVTMDQLRAGNYLPAGFQNRNAWGQRYGIYVLEPNAEDLQVIVLTYDGRTSTAKNKRFGTASAPSAAAMVGGSGGYIPTGDLPGQSPTELRGSQGGWVVNLAGTNIPVPSPGHIGGRSFLREGELSQDFLYRVEVPGHPELNEMSTELDMTDHAIENVKEIHFEKHTINDIDASGFCGDPDKEGRVFMDPNIGLYVCRNGEPQVIADSGNSQLFKNATYAVDGQLIPKPTCPPGVNSTPQIFVAPAVMSEGPISKSFVAVQSWATDEGANWRVHLRIKNVNDDWVFPPDGYGQVMVLTTCN
- a CDS encoding tail fiber protein; translation: MINRYLRQLFILGLLIFIFNICPLSNAKAGDATSFNPTAVAVKAQNNGIPIGGVIPWPAGDVPEHYLECNGQSTAGYPELAAAVGGNVPDLRGEFVRGWDHGKGTDSGRSIMSSQNAAMQSHSHGVNIPVSVTVPVSLNVSTRVSMTVSTSGGGGGTLWVNDGGGNGGGHNGIQGLVEVNGRAHTPVSVGGGSSGGGSGTGTGYGSASGSGTGTAVVSGSTGSAGSGSETRPRNVSMMYIIRAE
- a CDS encoding TrbI/VirB10 family protein, with protein sequence MSDSPNSLTYLPRSGRNNRIIIIILVISMMLVAVMGYSMYNSSQKTKAAKEKKPAVTESDIKQTLSEPEAFGLSLPPKEEEKEEPKIPAQERPLVTVVRPTEPTEAEKQRMKEFAELRTFKLERMKAALAAPLKVQTALPEKKQQIVQASMDDVRSRHPLVVPNMSTDVANQPSDQQDKEEFLNSRAAKDGSWQLPYERVPGKRFELKTGAVINGIMISGINSDLPGQIIGQVSQNIYDTASGQFLLIPQGSRMIGVYDSRVAAGQTRVLVAWNRIIFPDGSSITLGIMPGTDVGGYAGYSGEVDNHYLRIFGSSAIMSVISGGMAYAMDKFNKSSSSNDNPSLQDELGSALSSQLGQSTLSLLQNNMSIKPAISTAPGKRFNMVVTKDIVFARPYKPYRS